One window from the genome of Nisaea sediminum encodes:
- a CDS encoding methyl-accepting chemotaxis protein, translating into MSMPDAETDPEQIVTLTADVRTTAETKIAEIQAITGRTKMLALNALIESARVGELGRGFAVVADEVKGVSAEIEQIAQTLNSELSGKAEMLERIGRSIVDQLKGQRLVDLSLNAVELIDRNLFERTCDVRWWATDSAIVDCLASPSEDASAYASKRLGVILSAYTVYLDLWICDAKGTIVANGRPDRYHVRGHSAANAAWFRNAKATADGDEYSVADIAAAQELDGQPVATYAAAIRENGESRGKVLGVLGIHFDWGPQAQTIVEGVRFDGSEAARSRALLLDADFRVIAASDGKGVLEERFDLRTEGRGSGHYSMPDGTVIGFHKTPGYETYEGLGWYGCVVQAPR; encoded by the coding sequence ATGAGCATGCCCGACGCCGAGACCGATCCGGAACAGATCGTCACACTGACCGCCGATGTCCGCACCACCGCCGAGACCAAGATCGCCGAAATCCAGGCCATCACCGGGCGGACCAAGATGCTGGCGCTGAACGCGCTGATCGAGAGCGCTCGGGTCGGCGAACTCGGGCGCGGTTTTGCGGTCGTCGCGGACGAGGTGAAAGGCGTCTCGGCCGAGATCGAGCAGATCGCGCAGACGCTCAATTCGGAACTTTCCGGCAAGGCGGAGATGCTGGAACGGATCGGACGCTCGATCGTCGACCAGCTGAAGGGACAGCGCCTGGTCGATCTCTCGCTGAATGCCGTCGAGCTGATCGACCGCAACCTTTTCGAGCGCACCTGCGACGTGCGCTGGTGGGCGACCGACAGCGCCATTGTCGACTGTCTCGCGAGCCCGTCGGAGGACGCGTCGGCCTATGCCTCCAAGCGGCTCGGCGTCATCCTTTCGGCCTATACCGTCTATCTCGATCTCTGGATCTGCGACGCCAAGGGCACCATCGTCGCCAACGGGCGCCCGGACCGCTACCACGTGCGCGGTCACTCGGCCGCGAACGCGGCATGGTTCCGCAACGCCAAGGCGACGGCGGACGGCGACGAGTATTCGGTCGCGGATATCGCCGCCGCCCAAGAGCTCGACGGCCAGCCGGTCGCGACCTATGCCGCCGCGATCCGCGAGAACGGGGAAAGCCGCGGAAAGGTTCTCGGTGTGCTCGGCATCCATTTCGACTGGGGACCGCAGGCCCAGACCATCGTCGAGGGCGTGCGCTTCGACGGATCCGAGGCCGCCCGCTCCCGAGCCCTGCTGCTGGATGCCGACTTCCGCGTCATTGCCGCCTCGGACGGCAAGGGTGTGCTGGAGGAACGGTTCGATCTCCGCACCGAGGGACGCGGCAGCGGCCATTATTCGATGCCCGACGGCACCGTGATCGGTTTCCACAAGACCCCCGGCTACGAGACCTACGAGGGTCTCGGCTGGTACGGCTGCGTCGTACAGGCGCCGCGCTAG
- a CDS encoding nucleoside triphosphate pyrophosphohydrolase family protein: MLKSLTGKFERASQDYALGFGIERDPDWYLLKLQEELGELTQVWNRYSDRGRRGDLSNEDLHLALENEAADVLGHILLFAHRFGLDLPSAIERKWRFRPEPTEKT, from the coding sequence ATGCTGAAATCTCTGACGGGAAAATTCGAGAGAGCATCGCAGGATTACGCGCTCGGTTTCGGGATCGAGCGCGACCCGGACTGGTATCTGCTGAAATTGCAGGAAGAACTCGGCGAGCTGACCCAGGTCTGGAACCGCTACAGCGACCGGGGACGGCGCGGGGATCTCAGCAACGAGGACCTGCATCTGGCGCTGGAGAACGAGGCGGCCGATGTGCTCGGCCACATTCTCCTCTTTGCCCATCGCTTCGGTCTCGATCTGCCGTCCGCGATCGAGCGGAAATGGCGGTTTCGTCCCGAACCAACTGAAAAAACCTAG